The following proteins are co-located in the Spea bombifrons isolate aSpeBom1 chromosome 3, aSpeBom1.2.pri, whole genome shotgun sequence genome:
- the IRF2BP2 gene encoding interferon regulatory factor 2-binding protein 2, translated as MSAAVAGARRQSCYLCDLPRMPWAMIWDFTEPVCRGCVNYEGADRIDFVIETARRLKRTHGFQDNRSPGPSSSVKHQVSTDMDHIGHMVGGGHGLSRTTPAPPAPQCLDRYSVYDRPPNRLGSDCSVGRQINGIRVPNGTKLLDPPESSPNQLRAGTLHSALGAPINGNTIGPITSRVPPLGISAASHEATSTAIDVGIKRLCSVSGCEHDDKKHRLDSYSEFGDHKVRVEEGINKPKTAKDSLMAIQHTHSPFDTKFKKESGNGRGANFDATNLASKTGTRSLRKRKPSPEPEGEGCSVKINGEGQPWLVSGDRLKISSMTSSFTESPHFSRTTPPDAAQHGQSPMSALMLVADSAGGSHSAKDSSYVNTTTRRSCNSPTSPPSMNQRKMFPRDAQSQFPSVGTSSISGLEYAYPQSIPDPSVQNSIPLCCTLCHERLEDTHFVQCPSVPSHKFCFPCSRQSIKKQGTSGEVYCPSGEKCPLVGSNVPWAFMQGEIATILAGDVKVKKEKDS; from the exons aTGTCCGCCGCGGTGGCAGGGGCCCGTAGGCAATCTTGTTATTTGTGCGATTTGCCTCGCATGCCATGGGCCATGATCTGGGACTTCACAGAGCCTGTATGTCGCGGCTGCGTTAATTACGAAGGGGCAGACCGGATTGATTTTGTGATTGAGACTGCCCGACGCTTAAAGAGGACGCATGGATTTCAAGATAACAGGTCGCCAGGGCCATCGTCTTCCGTCAAACATCAGGTGTCTACGGATATGGACCACATCGGACACATGGTAGGGGGTGGGCACGGGCTCTCGAGGACCACGCCAGCACCCCCTGCACCACAGTGCTTGGATCGGTATTCAGTCTACGATAGGCCACCAAACCGTCTGGGTTCGGATTGCAGTGTGGGTAGGCAAATAAATGGCATCCGTGTACCTAATGGTACAAAGTTACTCGATCCCCCCGAGTCGAGCCCCAATCAGCTTCGGGCTGGTACATTGCACTCTGCACTGGGCGCTCCCATCAACGGTAATACCATAGGCCCAATTACAAGCCGGGTGCCTCCGTTGGGAATCTCGGCGGCCTCTCATGAGGCAACATCGACTGCGATTGACGTAGGGATAAAGCGGCTTTGCTCTGTGTCCGGCTGTGAGCACGATGACAAGAAGCACAGGCTGGATAGTTATTCTGAGTTCGGAGACCACAAGGTCAGGGTCGAGGAGGGGATAAACAAGCCCAAGACTGCTAAAGACTCGCTGATGGCAATACAGCATACTCACTCACCGTTTGATACGAAATTCAAAAAGGAAAGTGGAAATGGGAGGGGGGCAAACTTTGATGCCACCAACCTAGCATCTAAGACAG GTACCCGTTCTCTAAGAAAAAGAAAGCCATCTCCCGAACCAGAAGGGGAAGGATGTTCTGTCAAGATAAATGGCGAGGGACAGCCATGGTTGGTATCTGGAGATAGGCTAAAGATTTCTTCAATGACTTCTTCGTTTACAGAGTCTCCTCATTTTAGTCGTACCACACCACCTGACGCAGCACAACATGGCCAGTCTCCAATGTCTGCTCTAATGTTGGTGGCTGATAGTGCTGGTGGCAGTCATTCAGCTAAAGATTCTAGCTATGTTAACACTACAACCAGGAGAAGTTGCAACAGCCCTACATCACCCCCCTCTAtgaaccaaagaaaaatgtttcccAGAGATGCACAAAGCCAGTTTCCCAGTGTAGGAACATCATCTATTTCAGGATTAGAATATGCATATCCCCAAAGCATTCCTGACCCTTCTGTACAAAACAGTATACCATTATGCTGTACTCTGTGCCATGAACGTCTTGAGGACACACATTTTGTACAGTGCCCTTCAGTACCTTCTCATAaattttgttttccatgttcacgacaaagtattaaaaaacaaGGAACATCTGGTGAAGTGTATTGTCCAAGTGGAGAAAAATGCCCTCTTGTGGGATCAAATGTACCATGGGCCTTCATGCAAGGGGAAATTGCCACCATACTTGCTGGTGATGTAAaagtcaaaaaagaaaaagactcctga